Genomic window (Cucumis sativus cultivar 9930 chromosome 2, Cucumber_9930_V3, whole genome shotgun sequence):
GAAAAGCACACCGGCTGTCAGGTAAGCCTTACCTACCTGGGCTCTGCCAAAagtttagaaggaaaaaagtgGCATTCAGACAGAGgatatatacaatataaacatcaaaacaaattatgaatGAAAGTTGGGAAATTTCACGAGTACCTGTCACCTTGCTCTCCTTGTTCAAGAGCAGTGAGATAATTGTTATAATATTGCTGATAGAAAGCCTCGATTTCCGTAGCATCTGTTTCTTTCACTCGAGATGCAAGACTCGATGCGTTGTCCTGGATCAAAAGAGAAATGTCAAATCAAATCTTCCGTTGGTAATTGGAGTTATTTTACAGCCTTCTGACTCCATGGCAGGAAAACACAGCAGAATCCATCTTTTGTCTCATATCGTGACTGCATGATACTATTCACACGTAACCTTGTTTAAGTTGTCCAGGTTCAAAATGAATCTGTATGCCTTCAGAAATTATTGGAGATGGCCGCAGCAATGTGGTTCGTAATTTATACGTTGGAGAGGATTTGTAAATGTAGGGAGATTTGGAATCCACATATCGCTATTGTCATTATTAAAGACAGTTTTTTCTAAAGTAGAACAAGAGTTGGATCACAAATCTTGTGGTCGCAAATACAGTCCTTTAATTGAGCTATAACTAAAGAGAGCTACATTCTACTGTTAGTCTCAtgttagaaatttgatttattcaCCCATATAATATTGTGAGGGGAAAAAACAGAGCATGATGCTAGTGAGAGTTCAATAATTCTTTTGCCTTACGTGATTATTGATAAgtttataattgtattttcCTAATTCTTCCATGTCAAAGTCAAACACATTCTTTTAATCCAtccaataattttctttatatagaTGATTTGAGGAGGTCGTCGCAATGTTGATTTCCtcagaaaaaacaaaaggccACAATGTTAGTTTTCAACTATTAGATAACAGGGGAAGGAAACTACAAAAGTACTCTAaatttctattcaataattattaaaaatatatagatttttcATCTACATCCTAACAAAAAGAGGCAACCACACTGTGGTGGCCTCAttctgttaaaaaaaatcctatacttctagtttttttaaactacTTTATAATATTTCGATTTTTTATTCATCATGGGTTACAAAAGTGTGTTAAGAAActgtcaaatttaaaatatattaatttttgtatactttaataaaattttagaagcCAAGAGAATATTCATGGTAATGCAAGAAACATGTTATTCATATACCCTTAAAAAAGGGGAGAGAAATAGGGGAAAGAAATTCATGGTAATGcaagtaaagaaaattaatggagcaattaataattaaaaagtaagaGAGTCCTACGTATGTACCCTTTCTAATCGTTGTGAAAGTGCTGTTTTAAATTGCCTAACACCACGTCCACGGGAGCTGGGATCTAACCTGTTGGCCTTGTCAAACGCATAAGATCGACCTAATGTTGGCAtgcaagaaaatgaaaagggcacgattgattttattaataatgatccgatcaaatcaagcttaactaattttatataGATTGAACCTACAGAGATAGGCAACACGTGGGCGTTCTGCTTCAATCTCTGTAGCAGCGCGAAGAATGAGAGCAATGGAAGCAAGAGAGGATGGAACCACCTCATTGTCAAAAACCTCTGTTGAGAACATTGTGGTAGCGGCGCTACGAGATGGCCACCGCATCAGCCCTTGCGGACCAGATTCTAGTGTCGACATCACTCTTACGTACACCTTTGCTCTATATCCCTCTTCAAATCATGCCCTGCGccataattacatttttacaAATGAAATCGATTGATCAATCTATACGCAAGAACAACCTTAACAAACACAAGATAATACTTGAACTATGCATTTGGCAACACACCATTGAAACTATAGAACATTAACAACAATggccaaaagaagaaaaagatgtgGTTCAATGTTAATCAGCAAACCAAACcataaacaactttattgatcCAATCAACTAAAGCTTATCAAACCGAAGATAAAAGACTAATGCAATTGAAAAAATTGGGCAAAAtgcataaaaataaacaagaacttacaaactttcaaacacaaacaactaaacaaatttataaaactcaATCAACTAAAGCTAAAATATGTAACGAAACGCATGGACAGAAGGCAGTAAGGAAGAACAAGTTGTGACCAGGGAATGACCTTGTTTATACTGcatattgaattgaaaatctCACAAAcgctaaattattatttcatttgtttgcAGAAATGCAAACAGAAATGTCGTTAAATCAGTACACAATTGAAGCAAAGGGAAAAAGAGTTCAATAAAGCAATAATGTGCATAGAGAAGCCATTATCTACTGAAGTATTCAGCTCCGATGAGCTGAAGAGGAATGCTActagaagaggaagaaattaCTCAACCAGTAGCCAGAGTATTCATCTTCGATCATCCATTATGAAGCACTATCActctaaaacaaaatcaaaacattatACTCACTTAGTCATTCCAAAAACAACAACGAGGCCAATATTTCCGTCGAATGCAAGTTCCATCGTTGTTGAAGTTGTCGAAAGTAAGGGAGAGTCGTGAGTTCTTGAGTAAGACCATCAATGCGGTCACATAAACATTGGTGGCCGAAGTCCGTACGCCGTTGTCGGAGGTCGACGTGGGGTGGTCGCCGGAAAACTGCTGCGGAAGAAGAGATCAGTTATTTTGTGGACACGTGGCCTAAAGAATAGAAAACTCAACCCCCGAGTTTTgtgatttcttcttttggcTTTCACCGTTCCATTTCCATTCCATTTCCAttccattttccttctttatatattatgcTAATAATgaattgtttattattattattattaggtaCCTTATTACTACGTCTACGTGCATGTTAATTgctttttaaaactaatgaaatTATCTCTAAGGATGAATTAATTTAGCATCTCCCCAAACTTTTAAGAACACCAACCATAGCTTAATTGTCAATAGATTGTGTTATTCACGGGATAAGTCATTGAAAAcattgaagaaatgaagaaagtaTCGAGTTGGAGTTAGAGATTTGGTAAAAATAACAACTTAACTCAATTCCAtcaatcttttattattgCTTAGCTAAATATtgtctaattttcttttaataaatttatgagaCGTGTACTTGAGTGATtgttgataaattatttataattgtcTTTTCTCAACTCTTTCGCGTCAAAGATTGATAAATGATTTCAGGAAACATGTGTACATATAagatgaaaactaaaaaaacataattccAAAATTGTATTCAATGATCATTGAGAATATAAAGATTTATGAATCTACACTTCTTAATAAGAGTAACCACGTCCTATTGGTCTCAACAAATATTTTCCCTAtacttttggattttttttaaaaaatattaaaattattttaaaatatttagattttctttccaaaaattattataaattacaaaCCTGTTGAACATAAAtaacaagaaataagaaaattagagaGATTCTATATCATTGAATAAACACAAACAGAAGTCTACTATTAGTTTCTACTAGaaatctattatatatatatatatatatatatattggttaattattttgctatatttgaaaatattctcctcgttattttcttatatcatATTAATTCACTAATTTAACCTATACCTATCGAGTATCCTTTTCTACCTACCTTTTCGGTCCctttctaaacaaaattaaaaaattcattaatttaaCCTATATCATAAatgatttattgatttatttaagaataatgaaaataaatatatatgccAACACCAGAAACAACTCAtctaattaacataaaatttatacataACTATCATAATTAACaatagaattttgattctcatatatgtcaaaaaagaaaaaagaaaaaagaaaaaaagaacactatgaaaaatgttataatgGTGTAAAAgctacaattttaattttctttttttcaaaggtAGGGTTGGTCTTTTCCAACCTTATAAATTACATCAAACTAGTGGGTTGTTGGTATATATAAAGACTATTAAGCTACGATTCAATTAAACctcaaaaatacattttcctATTCACAACTctaaaatttatcttaaactaagaaattcatattttatttttcttatactaATTTACTCCataaattcttcattttttttttcaacttctcactaattattattattatttgatcaaGTTTCAtacaatcatattttgttattaatatatatggtGGATTATCTTCTCCCATGTGAGCTGGTTTTTAGGATATCGTTTCTTCAAGTAaagattaatatgaaaataatgatgTCATGTGGTGATATCATATGTAGCCACCGTCGCAATCAgtcgataaaaaaaaaatgatcatgTATCAATTATACGtgtctataaaaaaatatttttttactaattttctATGTATAATCAAAGtatgaaattaaatacaatCTCTAGTTGCATTCAATCATTACTTAATATATTGTAAAGAACTAATGAAATCACACatttgaaccaaataataatttaaaaaaaatcttccttTTTTGCATTCTaagaaacatttcaaaaatatattaatttatagaataaatattatatgaaatatagtTCAATTCGTTAGAGATACTATGacctaaacaaaaaatatttaagagttgattctttttcattctagaaagaaaaaaataataaatattattttaaataacaaaataataatttatctacaaatataatataatataaagcaaaattaaaataatttgctatatacaaaaaacaactaagaaaaaaaatcatattattgtGAGACAgtatgataataataaaaataaggatTAAACATCTAGTGGAATGtgatatatgaaaatatttaaatgcaTTTTGAGCGGTTCAATCTTTATACTGTTCTTTTAGTTGTCTTGACTAAAATTTACTACGTGgtaaacattttttcaatattaaacttttttttttcaactacgTAACAAATGAGGATTGAATAATGGGAACATACCATTTTTTATCAActaatattcatttttgtatatCATATTACTCCCcactaatttaatataatgtacTTAATGTAAATGATTGATTTgtttaataacaattataatatTGTGTAAACCAAAGTTTATACAATTGTCTTAGGGATAGAGGTTTGATTATGTCACCATGTatgtaaacaaaaaatggCTTGATGGGAAATTTTATAATGGTGTACATTAATtgctatttaattttcttcttcttcttcttttttacaaaCCTAGGTTGAAATTTTCCAACCTCATACATTACATCCTAGATGGTGTTGTTGGTATATAATGCTATAAGGCTAGCATTTCCAATAAAACGAGattatagttaatttaataGACAGAACGAGGTTTCTTCTGAAAATCAATTGACGATTTAAAAAAGTGTAGTTCATGCATCCATCATATAAAGAGTGTAAGGTTTTtcgatttttttcaatgtgtgaTTTTCTCAACACGTCCTCTCAACAAAATGATATCCCTTTTAGGTTCACAAACTCAAATATTATTGAGTGGATTTCATGTATTTCAACTTAGAGTAAATCATATATCCTAACGTTAAACATTATATTGAATCTATCATCTTTTACTAACTTACGTTTTTTTGGACAATCaatgatttaaaatagtatAAGAGCATATGGGGTAGAAAGGTCATCATGTGTTCACAAACCCTTGCAAtgttgtttcctttttatttaatatagattTCCAATACTTGTTTGATCGTTCTCATATTTCAAGTCTACAAACAAGAAGAGACAGGgttaaatatatactatattaaatttatcaaactcGAAACACTCctaataatcaaatcaaactcGATATTGGAAACTagttaaaaaagagaataacaCCAAactatatatctatatatacacGCACAATTTTGTAAGTAGAAAGAGTCAAGAAAAAATCATTGTTGAAAGAGGGgttatcttttttttgtattatttgacGCCGGCTTTGATCAAAATTAGGGTTTGGCCGGCAAGTTCAAGAAAATCATGATGCTATTAAATCCTCCCTCAATAACTTCAtcattcatcatcttcttcatcataaacatataatatatatattaaactaaataacTCATCGTACATACTTATGAAAATGATCAGATCACCAAATCAGCTGCCTCAATTTCTCCTCTTCATCTTTGCAACTTCCCTTCTTTGCTTCAATAATTTCTGCTGTAAGTAGTAGAGgcttaatttttatcaatatttgtGTACATCTAATCGACCTGCAACGATCGACACCCCCATCTTTTTGTAGTTTATTTAATAGTTGGATTGTAAAAAGATAGATGGATGTTATTCTTAATGCATGAAAAGTAGTTTTCAATTTAGATGCTTTactttttgcaaattttttaaaatgtttcttatACTTTAGTATTATTCGTAAAATTCCTATAAGTTATAATTACCTTATTACATGTTctatttataagtttgattttaattatattttagtgaaaatttAGTTTGGGCTGTGATTCTACGaatgcaaaattatttttttactaaaaaaggTAATTCATAGAATCATTTTGCAATCACATTTTGAAGaatcaactttaattaaaatggtttttccacaaaatatttttgactAATTTGATTATCTATTCCAAGAGTGTGACTTTAATTTGgttcaaaaattcaaacaaagaaaaaaacttttcaacGTATGAAGAAAGTTAATCCAACATGTTCTATCTTAAATACAGATGCAAAAAAAGTGATGATGGAGTACATCGGAGCGACCGGCATTCCGATCACCTTCGACAATGTCCCAATCTTTGATGATATCGACTTCCATTTCATCCTCAGCTTCGCCATTGATGCAGATCCCTCTGCCAATCCTCAAAATGGGAAATTCTCTCCATATTGGCAGCCCTCCCTTACCCCAGAATCAGTTGCAGCCATTAAAGCCCAACACCCCAACGTCAAAGCCCTAGCCAGCCTCTCTGGTTGGAGCCTTGACAACATCGTCCTCCGGTGGCGCAACCCTCCAGACCCTAACCTTTGGATCTCCAATGCCTTCTCCACTCTCCAAGACCTTGTCAACGAATACCACCTGGATGGCATCGACGTGGACTACGAGAACTTCCCGAGACATGGCTCCAACTTTGCTTTTTGCATTGGCGAGCTCATAACCCTATTGAAGAACCAAAGCGTGATCTCAGTAGCCACAATTGCACCATATTACTCAACAGTTTTGCCGTACTTGGAGCTCTTCCATGGCTATGGGAAGGTGATTGATTTTGTGAACTACCAATTTTATACTGATAAGGTGACAACTGCGGAGGCATATTTGAAGAGATTTAAGACTCGAGCTAAGGAGTTTGGAAGTGCAAAGTTGTTACCCAGCTATGAGGTGAATGGAAGAGGGATTCAAGGGGATGCTTTTTTTGAAGCTTTGAGTTTGTTGGATGAAAATGGATTTGATATTAATGGAGTCATGATCTTCTCTGCAGATGCTTCCTTGTCCAATGATTTCCTTTTTGAGACtaaatctcaacaatttttACTTAATACCGCATAAATTCGAcaaattcaaacttaaaaacgATGAGATGTCTTATCTATTCAATTATATGTTATTcgaattatatatttaaatgtgaATAAAACTATTTGTGTAATtcataatctatatatatgaGAGCGTTGAGGAGTACTCGaagacttttttatttttactaattaGGCCTTGCAACCCTCATAATGTTAATGTTCGTGAAAAGAGGATATAATTGATGAGATTAATTGGTattataaaatactttttcatatattaaggtatagttttttcatttatatatttaattttaacccGAACATTAGGTTGTAACCTTTTGGAAATCGATGTTTGAGTTGGGATATTTTGCTCCAAATTGGCTTGCTCCTCATACTTCAAGAAAGATCACGGATTGTAACGTTTTGTATTAGTCGTACGAATAACAATATAACTAGCATCATAGCCAAAAACTTGAAATGAGCAATAAGATGCGATCTTTCTGTACATCTCCTAAAAGGAAGAATAGCTACTCTTATTTATGAACTTCCATATGGCAAGGTGGGAATGGACTTCAACTTAGACAACGACGACCCTCGGTCTCAATCAAGTGGATTATTTTTAGGGTGGTAATTATTTGGGTCAAAAGAAGTAACTATCTTGGACTATATCATGACCTAATTAGATCCAACCAAAAACCTATTCAATTCAATAGTCATAATGGACGACCTTGTGAGTATGTGACGTTATGATTTCAAGCAACATAAGTATAATCAAAGCATCATCATATAATctaataaaaagagagagaaaaagattatataaaattaagaataatattaaaagtaaaatatataaaaccaGTTTGCAGAGACCCAAATGAAAGGATTTAGGTTTACAAATGGAAGTAGGGTAgggtaatttaatttagggAGAGAGGGGTAGCTAGTGATAACTAAGATCATATGggtaataattatattatgtaaaCTTGTTAGAGATATTGTTGCTAATGTCTTGAGCCACAGCCTTTGCATCAAAAGAAACTCCAGCCAGCCCTTGCCTTGACAGTCCAACACAATACACATTCTTCTTTCCCTTCCAATGATTTGGAATCCCACTTTTTGGCATTCCCTTTTCATTTAGCACCAATTCATAATCCTACAATTATTCACATCATTAACATTTTTGTCAAATACTCAATTTGTATTCTCGGTTTGTAAGAAGTAAAATTAGCAAATTTACCAAAGTAATACCTGCAGCCAGTTGTTAGCAGAGCTTCTGTAGCCAGTGGCAAAGACAATGGCATCAAACTTCTTCCTCACTCCATTTTCAAACTCAATGGTTTCTCCATCAATGTTGGATATTTGTGGAACAACCTATATTATTCATCACAACCCAAGAATGGTATACtatattttggaaattagAACACCAAACACATATATTCTTGGCCAATTAAAAATGATTCACtaattacaattaattttagtaaCTAGTAAATTgcaatcttttaaaacaataattaattttaaaaagaaaaaaagaaaaaaaaccttaatTTGACCATCCTGGATCTTGGAAATGGTTCCGACGTCAATGACGGGGGTCTTGCCGGTAGCGTATTTGAGCTGCATAGGACCCAACTTGGGACGACATATCCCATAAGCCGACATGTCGCCAAATTTGAGCTTAGAGAGGCCTACAAGAATTCCATCCACAACACTAACTGGCAAATACTTCATCAATACCATTCCCACGCACACCACTTCCCTCTTCAGCACGTGCAACTTCAAAAtaccattttcatttccaaCCCTTAGATTTTATCCACCATATAaattcttataataaaaaatcagaTCACAATACAAACTTCCAtcaaatgagattttttttaaaaaaaaaggtgcaTTTAGATGGATGGATGGATgcaaattcataaaaaattcCATTCCCATCtataagaactaaaataaaatctaaattattgttaaagaaaataaccgaatagaaaaattgtattgaGTAGCTAAAGTTTCACTTAAACGGTCTATAAATATACTAAATCCTTCGgtaaacataaacatatatatatatatatccatttaATTGTTAGTTCAATACGTGTTGTTAAGTCATGATTTAGAGGAGTAATAATggataatattaaaaaagtgaattatGTCATCCATTGCATGGTGATGGATGAGTCAACTCTAAGATCAATATAACCTTAGACAACATACCATTTTAACTTACAAGTCTTTAAGGAAGAAAGGATAATGTTAGGATATGGGCAAGATTATTATTACACCTAATTTCATGCATCCTTTTAGATAGTAGAAAAATAATacgatttaaaaaaaaaaatctgtcattgaatcttttaactttatatgaaattttaaaattttgcaacgtagattatatatacatatagctTAGTTGGCTATAAACATGTACTTAGAAAGAAAGagtatcaaattttatatatggatatggaagaaatgaagttgcttcaaattttatgggaatttgaaatattgttgcatGTACATACAAACAGTTTCAACTTTATTACTTTCCTATTATGAATGAATGTTAATTAAACTATAGTTTgaaaatctaatatttattgaacttaaatatagaaataagtACTTACAGGGtttctaataataattgaagGATGAGCTCCATAATTAGAGAGGTCAAGAGCAATTTCCATGCCGGAATTCCCACATCCAACCACCAATACATCTTTCCCTTCAAATGCTTTTCCACTCTTATACTTACTGGAATGAACAATCTCTCCCTCGAACGTGTCCAACCCCGTCACCTCCGGCACGTGCCCTACGCTGTTCTCTCCGCTTGCAACCACCAGGAACTCTGCTTTGTAAGCCTCCATCTCCCCCGTCTCAATGTGCCTCGCCTCCACCCTCCACTTCTTCATCTCCCCGTCTTCTTCATCCTCCAACCATGCCCTCTCCACGTTCCTGCGTATCAACAACAACTCTGTTGAACTTCTGTCTACGAGTTGATATTTTCGTTTAATATGGACGATATTAAAGGTTAATCAAAACGCTATTCTTTgtgaatatttcattaacaataagaaaaaaaccttAACCCCCTAAGTCCGTTAACGTATGTTTTCTAATATTTACAGAAGTTTTATACTCTATTACATGAACTTAAATCAAAAAGATCAACCAATATGATTAAAGCTAAATATCTGAGTGTAAAAACAATTCAAgagtttatttcaaaaaaattattttaatggtTGAGTACGATTTCTTATTTTAGTGATGTATTTGTGAAACAATGAGACCAtaacatttataatataaacatCATATATATTACCTGCTATATCGAGGCTTGATGTTGAACTTGGAAACGTACTCATCGAGGTACTTGAGAAATGTAGCTCGGGACATGAACGTTGGGGTGGAGGAGGAGTGGGGCATCAAGGGAAGAGAGCAAAACTCTTTGGCTAAGTGAAGGCATAAACGATCATAAGCTCTTTTCTTCCAAAGAGAAGCATAACAGTCTTCTTTCTCTAAAACAATGTTTGGAATTGAGAGGTGATTTAGGTAAGCTGAGGTAGCCAAGCCAGAAGGACCAGCACCAACTATCAAGACTctcacttcttccatttttactATAATATGAACAGCTCTTTagtagttttttctttaattgtttACTGTGTGATTTGTCTTTGAAGATTCATTTTGCTTTTATAGTGAGAGGGAGAAGGTAGCTGCCAAAGTTGTGAGgttaatataattatctttGTAACGACGGTTTCATTATTTCTTGGTGTTTGTTTCCAGCAAAAAGCACTTTTTCCCCATGAATATATCGCGTTTAGGTTTGGTATCaccattttatttgaaaattgcaAAAGCAGTACCACTTTTTATCCCTTCTTCTAAGGGTTCAATGACATATTGGGATAGAGATTAATCCATACTTTCTTTTAGTTGATGACAAATGTCTTAACCAGTTAAAGGTATATGCATGATGCAATTAACGTTACTAAAGtcttgtttgataactatttttatgACTTTAGAAAATATGATCGACATGATCACCttgtttgaacaaaaatattttgattcaaagaaaaaaatttaaaatgaaaggaaagttcggtttggtttttaaaaatatggtaaaaataaaagaagtataGGTAGAATTAGTGAGAGTGTCGAGTctttttaatcaaatcaaatatatattcacGATCCAAAACTTCAACTAACAAATAGGAATCAGTAGCAAGACCaagttgaattaattataGGAAGGTGCAAAGATTAGTTCCTCGAAGTCCATTTTCCAGTTACAATGATCAACACGAGAAATGAGTGTTCAAGATTTGAATATGCATGAAAAATAAAGTGCAAGCTAAGGAAGGTAAAGAATAGAAATGCGACCAACGTTCTACAACAGTCATTGGAGGAATAGCGAATTGACCAATGAAATTTTGATCATTGAATTATCGGGTATGATATTTTAGCTTCTTGTCTATGCATAACTCAATTGATTAAAATCCTAGTCAACATTCAATTATCTAATTATCCAATATGAGTATAGAATCCGTTCTACACAACACTTCCAAACGAATTAAGTTATGAACACTTCCTAACCCTAAATTTTTCTACATACCGccgttattttttaaaactaaaccaaaTTGTGAAACTTGGCTtaatgcaacaaaaaaaattcaaaacttgtttttgttttcaaatctTGAGTGAAGATTCAAATGTTTATACAATGTCCTAGCCTGGATTAAGATCCACGTAGGGATTAAGCTAAATCTGAATTTGACACCCGGTAGCTCTAATATTGATCTTGCAACTTGTCAAATGTTATCACTATTCGTCTCAAAATgcttaatattattttcataaatcaaaatgatttttttttttttttagcaattGTTACTTTCTCACTTACtcacatattttaaaagtgtaaGAGAGTTACATGCATAAATGAATTTACCACAAAATTTACAAGTATCAAAGTCCCATGATGCCACATTGATGTCTATAATTATAGGAATTATAAACTCTCTCTTTCCAAAGTAAAATAGCCCACCCTaatctaaattctaaattaaatatattttgctaACACacaaatgatatatatagatagagtTGCGtgtgtatttataaaatgttttagttcgtttttttatatttaaaaacaactattacctctttaatttttctacattgtactaattattattatattattggaacacaattaatatgtttatgattAATGTCACTTATAGCcatttttatactaattaaacaaTGTAAATGATGATAGGtttgaagtattttaaaaagatgtcATCTACACTTGATATAAGTATGAATCGAG
Coding sequences:
- the LOC101220224 gene encoding chitinase 1; this translates as MMEYIGATGIPITFDNVPIFDDIDFHFILSFAIDADPSANPQNGKFSPYWQPSLTPESVAAIKAQHPNVKALASLSGWSLDNIVLRWRNPPDPNLWISNAFSTLQDLVNEYHLDGIDVDYENFPRHGSNFAFCIGELITLLKNQSVISVATIAPYYSTVLPYLELFHGYGKVIDFVNYQFYTDKVTTAEAYLKRFKTRAKEFGSAKLLPSYEVNGRGIQGDAFFEALSLLDENGFDINGVMIFSADASLSNDFLFETKSQQFLLNTA
- the LOC101219985 gene encoding probable indole-3-pyruvate monooxygenase YUCCA10; translation: MEEVRVLIVGAGPSGLATSAYLNHLSIPNIVLEKEDCYASLWKKRAYDRLCLHLAKEFCSLPLMPHSSSTPTFMSRATFLKYLDEYVSKFNIKPRYSRNVERAWLEDEEDGEMKKWRVEARHIETGEMEAYKAEFLVVASGENSVGHVPEVTGLDTFEGEIVHSSKYKSGKAFEGKDVLVVGCGNSGMEIALDLSNYGAHPSIIIRNPLHVLKREVVCVGMVLMKYLPVSVVDGILVGLSKLKFGDMSAYGICRPKLGPMQLKYATGKTPVIDVGTISKIQDGQIKVVPQISNIDGETIEFENGVRKKFDAIVFATGYRSSANNWLQDYELVLNEKGMPKSGIPNHWKGKKNVYCVGLSRQGLAGVSFDAKAVAQDISNNISNKFT